TCATTATATTATTTGTTTTACAAATGAGTCATGTGCAAGTATTCGCAAATTACGAATCACAGAATATAGCAACAGCTAATTCAATCGAAACATTACAACAGCAAATTCAGAAAGAAGTGATGCAATTGTCTACTGAATTTGAAATTCGTTACACTGGTAAAACTTCTGAATTACAAAACGAACTAACAGAGCTTATCAAACATGCCATATTAGATCCATATATTTTCGCCAATATTTCCAGCTTTCAATGGAAGTATGATGGCTATGCCAATAATATTGTCATTCAATTTCAATTTACTTATCATATTTCTCAGGAAGAGGAGGCATTTACAGAGCAAACATTGACAACTATTGTTGCGTCTATGCATGGATTAAGCGAATTAGAAAAAATACAGGCTGCACATGATTATATCGTCTTAACAACAGAGTATTCAAAAGATAGTGTAGGAAGCCAATATTCGCCATACACATTGCTTAGCGAAGGCAAAGGTGTCTGTCAGGCCTATGCTTTAGTGCTTTATCGAATGTTAGATATGTTAGGTTTTGAGGTGCAATATGTGCCAGGGAAAGTAGGCGAACAATTGCATGCATGGGTGTTAGTGAAGTTAGATAATGAATGGTACCATATTGATGTGACATGGGATGACCCATTGCCAGATCGGAAGGGCGAGGTACGTTATAACTATTTTCTCGTATCCGATAAGCAATTAGCGCAAGATCATACATGGGATTTTGCAAGTTTTCCTTCAGCAACAAGTGAAAAATACGCAGTTTGGCAAGGGAAAAGTAGGATTGAAGTTCTTACGAAACCATTAGCTAATCTTTTTACCCCTAATAGTGGGCTAGCGATTATAGAAAATAATGCGCTGCAAATGAAACAATTAATAGAACACTCTGCACAATTACCAAATGACTTTCAACTTAGCGACAAACTTAATCAAATCGTTTTATATGAACAACAGGATAAAGTTATCCTACAGAGCGCTCTTGCAGTTCGTCCGGTTATTGTCAAGACAAAGATAAACGGGGATGCCAGGATAAAGAGGCTTCCTCGCTTTGACAAAAATGAAAAGCGTATGCCGCAAGAAAAGTACGTCATAATAAAGGAGGTGTCCCTTATGCATTACGGGGCACCTCCTTCTTCATCTTAAACAGGTAATTCGTATCGTTGTTTTACTTGTGTTCATTTAGAGCTGTTTCTAAAGTTTGCATATTTTTTTTCATGAGAGTAAAATACGTTTCATTATTTTTCACATCATCACTTGTTAACACGCTTAAATTATGTAGGACAAGTGATTGAGCGCCAACTTCTTTTTGAATGACTTCGGCTAATTTAGATGAAACATTTTGCTCGAATAAAATATAATGAATATTTAA
This genomic interval from Lysinibacillus sphaericus contains the following:
- a CDS encoding transglutaminase domain-containing protein; the encoded protein is MRKTIYNVVIILFVLQMSHVQVFANYESQNIATANSIETLQQQIQKEVMQLSTEFEIRYTGKTSELQNELTELIKHAILDPYIFANISSFQWKYDGYANNIVIQFQFTYHISQEEEAFTEQTLTTIVASMHGLSELEKIQAAHDYIVLTTEYSKDSVGSQYSPYTLLSEGKGVCQAYALVLYRMLDMLGFEVQYVPGKVGEQLHAWVLVKLDNEWYHIDVTWDDPLPDRKGEVRYNYFLVSDKQLAQDHTWDFASFPSATSEKYAVWQGKSRIEVLTKPLANLFTPNSGLAIIENNALQMKQLIEHSAQLPNDFQLSDKLNQIVLYEQQDKVILQSALAVRPVIVKTKINGDARIKRLPRFDKNEKRMPQEKYVIIKEVSLMHYGAPPSSS